The proteins below are encoded in one region of Effusibacillus dendaii:
- a CDS encoding heavy-metal-associated domain-containing protein: protein METRKVAVEGMIDQSDANKVSRALHEVWGVRHVEVNLARGEAVFSYDEHSASFIDFQQALADSGYRMNEIQ from the coding sequence ATGGAAACCAGGAAAGTGGCTGTCGAGGGGATGATAGACCAGTCAGATGCGAACAAAGTCAGCCGGGCGCTGCACGAGGTATGGGGCGTTCGCCATGTGGAAGTGAATCTCGCAAGAGGGGAGGCCGTTTTTTCGTATGATGAGCACTCGGCTTCCTTCATAGACTTTCAACAGGCATTAGCGGACAGCGGCTACCGGATGAATGAGATTCAATAG
- a CDS encoding DUF1641 domain-containing protein, which translates to MARAITHIEKQLPNPEQEQVQAIGQILEAVAESRDTLLMTLDILKELHASGVLNILQGILKNRQQIGAIAFTQLNQPGIHHGLKNLIGLAQFLGKLDPAQLQTMLNGVARGLEQSGTHAAETKPIGLWNMGKMLRDPDVNASINMMLQFLRGMGEGINGNRSSVH; encoded by the coding sequence ATGGCGCGAGCGATTACGCACATTGAGAAACAACTGCCCAATCCGGAACAGGAACAGGTGCAGGCCATCGGCCAAATTTTGGAAGCGGTGGCGGAAAGCCGCGACACGTTGCTGATGACACTCGATATTTTAAAGGAACTGCATGCGTCAGGAGTGCTTAACATTTTGCAGGGAATTCTGAAAAATCGGCAGCAAATCGGCGCTATCGCGTTTACCCAATTGAATCAGCCTGGAATTCATCACGGGCTGAAAAATTTGATCGGTCTCGCTCAATTTCTCGGTAAACTGGATCCGGCCCAACTGCAAACGATGCTGAACGGGGTGGCGCGCGGACTGGAACAATCAGGGACGCATGCGGCAGAGACCAAACCGATCGGTTTATGGAACATGGGTAAAATGTTGCGAGATCCTGACGTGAACGCTTCGATCAACATGATGTTGCAGTTTTTACGAGGTATGGGGGAAGGAATCAACGGCAACCGTTCCTCGGTCCATTAA